In Bradyrhizobium sp. 170, the DNA window CCACGATCAGCGCATCGACCACCGGCGCCACCTTCTTGACCGCGAGCTGGCGATTGGTGGTGGCGTAGCAGATGTCTTCCTTGTGCGGCCCGTTGATGTTCGGAAAACGCTCCTTAAGGAGGGCCACGATCTCGGCGGTGTCGTCGATCGACAGCGTCGTCTGGGTCACGAAAGCGAGGTTGTCCGGGTCCTTCGGCGTGAACGTCTTGGCGTCTTCCGCGGTCTCGATCAGCGTCACCGCGCCGGCCGGCAACTGGCCAAGCGTGCCGACCACCTCGGGGTGGTGGGAATGCCCGATCAGCAGTATTTCGCGGCCGCGCTTGAAATGAATCGCGGCCTCGCGGTGCACTTTCGTGACCAGCGGGCAGGTCGCGTCCAGCGAAAAGAAATTGCGGGCGCGGGCGTCGGCCGGAACCGATTTGGGAACCCCATGGGCAGAGAACACCACCGGGGCGTTGGTATTGTCGGGAATTTCGGCGAGTTCCTCGACGAAGATCGCGCCCTTGGTCTTCAGGCTGTCGACCACGTAGCGGTTGTGCACGATCTCGTGACGGACATAGACGGGAGCGCCATAGATGGCGAGCGCCCGCTCGACGGTATCGATGGCCCGCACCACCCCGGCGCAGAAGCCACGGGGAGAACAAAGCACGATTCTGAGGTCTGGTTTCGCTGGCATGGGCTATCTCGGGGACCGAATCACCCCTTGCCGGCGGGCAGGGAACGGCCAGTTCGTATAAGGACTTGGGACTGCTTTCGGGCTCTGTCAAGGCACTTTAGCAGACCATTGCGCCAATACCCCGGGAAGGCGTATATAGCGCCCTAATTCCCGTCATCACCGATGACCATAGGCTTCGCCTCCAAAAGAGGTGGGCGAGGCACAAAGGAGATTTGCCATGAGCAATGCACCGCTGATGCCAAAAGCGACTGCCGTGTGGCTGGTTGACAATACCGCGCTGACCTTCGACCAGGTGGCCGATTTCACCAAAATGCACCCCCTTGAGGTCCGTGCCATCGCCGATGGCGACGCCGCCCAGGGCATCAAGGGCATGGACCCGATTTCGACCGGCCAATTGAGCCGCGACGAGATCGAAAAGGGCGAAAAAGACCCGAATTACCGCCTCAAGCTCGGCGAGAGCAAGGTTGTCCTGCCGCCGGCCGCCAAGAAGAAGGGCCCGCGCTACACCCCGGTGTCGCGTCGCCACGAACGGCCGAGCGCGATCCTGTGGCTGGTCCGCAACCACCCCGAATTGAAGGACGCGCAGATCATGCGTCTGGTCGGCACTACCAAGACCACCATCGCGAGCGTGCGCGACCGCACCCACTGGAATGCCTCGACGCTGACCCCGATGGACCCGGTGACGCTCGGCCTGTGCTCGCAGATCGAGCTCGATTTCGAAGTGCAGCGCGCGGCCAAGGAAAAGCCGGTGCCTGCGGCTTACGGCGGCGCGACGCTGCTGCCGGCCTCCGAGACCACCAAGAAGGAGCCGGAATTCGAGCCGAGCGAGAAGACGGAAGACGACCTCAACGTCGACGCCGTGTTCGCCAAGCTGAAGACGATCGGCGGCAAGAAGCAGGACGACGACGAGGAATAAGGTTATCGGCTACGGCTGATGTTGAACGCGGCGGGGCAACCTGCCGCGTTTTTTGTTTTGAGAGCATGGCAGTACAACCATCACCGTCATGCCCCGCGAAGGCGGGGCATCCAGTACGCCGCAGCCTATCGATTCAAAACTGATTTCTCTGGAATACTGGATCACCCGCCTTCGCGGGTGATGACGGCGGTGCTCAACGCAGCACCCTCACGCCTTCTTCAAAAACTCCGTGCGCAGCACCAGCCCCTTGACCTTGTCGGTGCGGCCTTCGATCTCGTCGGGATCGTCCGTGAGGTGGATGTTCTTGATCACGGCGCCGCGCTTGAGCACGGTGGACGAGCCCTTCAGCTTCAAATCCTTGATCAGCGTGACGGTGTCGCCCTCCGCGAGCTGTGCGCCGTTGGAATCCCTGACCTTGATGTCCATGTGATGCTTTCTCTGCAAGAAAGGGCGTCATGCCCCGCGAAGGCGGGGCATCCAGTACGCCGCGGCCTCTCGATTCAAAACTGATTTCTCTGGAATACTGGATCCGCCTTCGCTCGTTGAGCTACGGCGGACAAGTCACCCGCTCGGGTGCTATCCCAGCTCGATCTCGTCATCAATCTCATGCGAGAGCGCTACACCGCCGATGGTCAGCACCATCTTCGCCGGCAGCTTCTCATTGCCCTTGAGCTTGCCGGCCTCCATCGCATCGCGCACGGCTTTTTCGATCTCGCGCTGCGAGGTGATGCCGACTTTCTTCAGAAACTTGCGCAGGCTGGCGTTGAAAACGTCTTCGTTCATGATGGCCTCCTGATTACGGCCTGACCGGATTGTTCAGCATCTGCTCGGCGAGATTGCGTTGGGCACGGTCGGCGCGGGCATTGGCATTGCCGCGCTGTACGTCGCGATTCTTGCGGCAATTGACATAATCGTTTGAACCTGCGGCGACATTGTTGGCGCGGCAGAATGCGTCGTCGTCGGCGCTGGTGTCGGCCATAGTCGGCTGGCCGCGCTCCAGGCAACCGGTGAGCAATGGCGCTGCCAGCAGGAGCGCGATGACGTGCTTTGCGGGTCCAAATTTCATTGGAGGCCTTCCGTTTTTCATCTCGTCATTGCCGGGCGCCTGTCCCCGACCTGACCGGGGATGACCCTGCAATCCATCGAAAAGATGGCAGCCTGCTTTGCAGCCGATGAATGCCCCGGTCAAGCCCGCGGCTGGCCGGTTTTATGTCTGCAGACGAGGCGCATGACGTTGATTCTTCTGTGTTCCAGGCGTTCGGCGACGTTTGGGACACGGGGAAGGATCAAGCCATCCGGCATCAGAATAGCGTATTGACCCGGCCATCCATCTCCGTAGGTTTCGATTTGCACCGTTTTGGTGCTTCTTTGATATTGGAGGTAACTGGATGTTTCGTATTGCTGCTTTTGTCCTCGCCATTCTTGCCGTCGGCTCGATTGCTGCCAGCTCCATCGCGCAAGCGCAGAAGGCGTCCGATCCGAAGAGCCAACCGGGCAGCGGCCAGTGCCGGCTGTCGAACGGCCAGCGCTGCTAAACGCCAATAAACGGACGGCCTGAATTGAAGCCGTACCGCTGAATACTCGCCTGACGCTCCACGGTCTGGAGCGTTTTTTGTTTTTAGTCGATGAACGTCACGGTATCGGCAACGCTCGCCCGCGAGGTGCGGTAGCTGTTCACCTTCTGGGCGTGGTCGGCGTAGCCGAACGAAATGCCGCAAACCACCTTGCGATCGTCGGGCAGCTTGAAGTGCCGCCGGATCAACCCGGAATGCCGCGCCAGCGCGGCCTGCGGAATGGTGCCGAGGCCGAGCGCCTGCGCCGCCAGCATGAAAATGCCGACATAGGCGCCGCAATCGACCGCGCCATAGATGCCGAGTGGCTCGTCGGTGTGGATAATCGCGACGTGCGGCGCACCGAAGAAATTGTAATTCTCCAGTGCCTGCTTCGCATACGCCATCTTGTCGCCGCGTGCGATGCCGAGCGTGTTGTAGAGCTGAAAACCGCTCTCGCGGCGGCGGTCGAGATAGACGCCGAGATATTCGCGCGGCGGCGTGAAATCATGGTCGTCCTTGGCGCCGGAGGCCGCCTCGGCATAGATCGCCTTGCGAAAACGCTCCTTGGCTTCACCACTCGCGATCAGCACCTGCCATGGCTGGCTGTTGCACCAGGATGCCGTGCGCTGCGCCACCTCGAGAATGTGCTCGATGGTCGTGCGCGGCACCTCCTGCGGCAGGAACGCGCGCACGGAATAGCGCTCGTTCAAGAGCTCCTCGAGCACGCCGATGCGATCTTCCGTCTCGTAACGCGCCTTTGCTGCCGCGTCCATGGTCAGCGCCCCTTGGTCAGGATCTTGTTGAACGGCACGTCCTTGTCGACGCGGATATCGCCGGGCAGGCCCAGCACGCGCTCGGCGATGATGTTGCGCAGGATTTCGTCGGTGCCGCCGGCGATACGCATCGAGGGTGACGAGAGCAGCATCTGCTGGAACTGGCCGCTCGCCTCTTGCTCGTCAGCGCCGGTCAGCGCGCCGGCTGTGCCCTGCAGATCCATCGCATAGGTGGCGATATCCTGCAGCATCGTGCCCGAGACCAGCTTGCCGATGGAGTTTTCGGGCCCCGGCCGCTCGCCCTTCGACAGCGAGGAGATGGCGCGGTAGCTGGTGTATTTCAGCCCGCTCGCCTTCACCGCCCAGCTCGCAAGCTTCGAGCGCGTCGCGGGATCGTCGATCGCGAGGCCGTCATCGGTCATCAGGCTCGAGCAGAACTCGAACATTTCGGGGAAACCAGTCGCAAGCCGCGAACCGATCGACATGCGCTCGTTCATCAGCGTGGTCAGCGACACGTTCCAGCCGTCGCCGACCGCGCCGAGACGCTGGTGATCGGGAATCACGACGTCGGTGAAGTAGACCTCGTTGAATTCCTGCATGCCGTTGGCCTGCTTGATCGGCCGCACCTCGACGCCCTTGCTCTTCATGTCGAGGAAGAACATCGTCAGGCCCTTGTGCTTGGGCACATTGGGATCGGTGCGCGTGATCAGAAGGCCGTAGTCGGAATAATGTGCGCCCGAGGTCCAGATCTTCTGGCCGTTGACGACCCAGTTGTCGCCCTTCTTTTCCGCGCGCGTGCGAAGCCCCGCCACGTCGGAGCCGCCGGCCGGCTCGGAGAACAGCTGGCACCAGATATGTTCGCCGGACGCGAGCTTCGGCAGATAGTGACGCTTGTGCTCCTCGCTGCCGAACGCCATCACCGTCGGGCCGCACATGCCTTCGCCGATCTGGAACGGCTGCGTCAGCTTGCCGTAGACGCCCTCTTCCTGCTGCCAGATCACCTTCTCGATCGGGGTCGCGCCGCGGCCGCCATACTCCTTCGGCCAGTGCAGGCAGGCCCAACCGCCTTCAGCCTTCTTCTTCTGCCAGGCCTTGCCGACGTCGACGATCTCTTCCTTCTCCAGCCGGATCCGGCCGAGCGAGGATTTTGACAGCTCCGCCTCGTATTGCTTCGGCGCATTGGCGTCGATCCATTTGCGAGCGGTAGCGCGGAATTCGGCTTCCTGCGGGGTATCGTCGAAGTTCATGGCGGCTTCCTTTTTGTTCTTCGTAGGGTGGGCTAAGCGAAGCGAGCCCACCATTTGAGTGTGACGCGGTGGGCAACGCTTGCGCGTTGCCCACCCTACGAATCTTTACGCCCGGCCCTTGGTCGGGATCTCGTTGAACGGCACGTCCTTATCGACCCTGATGTCACCGGGCAGGCCAAGTACGCGCTCGGCAATGATGTTGCGCATGATCTCGTCGGTGCCGCCCTCGACGCGGGTGCCCGGCGCACGCAGCAGCATCGCCTGGAATTTGCCGGCGACCTCGGCGTCTTCAGGCCCGCTCAGCACGCCGGCGGCGCCCTGCAGGTCGAGCGCGTACATCGCGACTTCCTGGACCATCGATCCCGCGACCAACTTGCCGATGGAGTTCTCCGGACCGGGACGCTCGCCTTTCGACAGCGCCGAGATCGCGCGCATGCTGGTGTATCGGAGGCCGCTGGCCTTCACCGCGTAGGTCGCTAGCTTCGAGCGAACGCTGCGGTCTTCGATCGCGGGTCCATCTTCCAGCATCAGGCTATTGCAGAAGTCGAACAGTTCCGGGAAGCCGGTCGACACGCCCGCGCCGATCGACATGCGCTCGTTCATCAGCGTGGTCAGCGACACGTTCCAGCCGTCATTGACGGCGCCCAGCCGCTGCGAGTCCGGGATCTTGACGTCGGTGAAGTAGACCTCGTTGAAATCGGATTGCCCGCTGGCCTGCTTGATCGGCCGCACCTCGACGCCCGGGCTCTTCATGTCCAGGAAGAACATGGTGAGGCCCTTGTGCTTGGCGACGTTCGGATCGGTACGAGTGAGCAGGATACCGTAGTCGGAGTAATGCGCGCCCGAGGTCCAGATCTTCTGGCCGTTGATGACCCAGTCGTCGCCGCTCTTCTCGGCGCGGGTGCGCAAGCCTGCGACGTCGGAACCCCCAGCGGGTTCGGAGAACAACTGACACCAGACCTTTTCGCCCGAGGCCAGCGGCGGCAGGTACTTCCGCTTCTGCTCCTCGCCCGCGAACGCCATCATGGTCGGCCCGCACATGCCGTGACCGATGATGAACATGCCGCTAAGTTTGCCGAACGGCCCCTCTTCCTGCTGCCAGATCACGCGCTCAATCGGCGATGAGCCGCGGCCGCCATATTCTTTTGGCCAATGCAGGCAGGCCCAGCCGGCATCGGCCTTCTTCTTCTGCCAGGCCTTTGCGACCTCGAGAATGTTGGCGCCCTTGAGCGCGGTTCGGCCGAGCGAGGATTTGCGAAGCTCTTCCTCGTACTGCTTCGGCGCGTTGGCTGATATCCATGCCTTGGCTTCAGCGCGGAACGCGGCTTCCTGCGGGGTATCGTCGAAGTTCATGTTTTCAATCCTCGGCGGCTTCGTAGGGATGGGTAGAGCGAAGCGAAACCCATCGTCCTCAGCCTGCGGTTTGATGGGTTTCGCTGCGCTCTACCCATCCTACGGTTCTCACAAACTTACGCCGCGTTCTTCTTGCGCATGCGGTCGATCAATTGATCTTCCCAGTACGACAGGCTGCCGAGCGTCAGCGCGGTCGTGTTGGCGCGGCGGTAGTACATGTGGCAGTCGAACTCCCAGGTGAAGCCCATGCCGCCATGAACCTGGATGTTATTCTTGGAGCAGTGCTGGAACGCCTGCGTCGCGCTGATCCGCGCAGCCGCAGCCGCTTCTGGCAATTCCGACGCATTGGTCGAGAGCGCCCAGGCACCGTAATAGCAATTCGAGCGCGCCAGCGTCGCCGAGACATACATGTCGGCGAGGATGTGCTTCACCGCCTGGAACGAGCCGATCGGCCGACCGAAGGCGATACGATCGAGCGCATAGTCGCGGCCCATTTCGAGCGCGCGATCGGAGCCACCGACCTGTTCGAACGCGAGCAGCACGGCCGCGCGGTCGAGCACCTGGGTCAAAATGCTCCAGCCGTCACCGGCTGCTCCCAGCGGCTCGGCCTTGGCGTTCTTGAAGGTGAGTTCGGCCTGGCCGCGTGTGGGATCGACATTGGTCAGCGACTTTACTTCCACGCCGCCGGCCTTCAGGTCGACCAGGAACAGCGAGATATCGGAATCGCGCCCCGTCGAGCCGGTGCGCGCGGCAACGACCGCGAAATCGGCGATCGCGCCATCCGGCACCGGCTTCTTCATGCCAGTGAGCGTACCGCCGGAGGCCTGCAGCTTGATCGCCTTCGGCGACGGATTGCCCTTGCCTTCGAACA includes these proteins:
- the ispH gene encoding 4-hydroxy-3-methylbut-2-enyl diphosphate reductase, giving the protein MPAKPDLRIVLCSPRGFCAGVVRAIDTVERALAIYGAPVYVRHEIVHNRYVVDSLKTKGAIFVEELAEIPDNTNAPVVFSAHGVPKSVPADARARNFFSLDATCPLVTKVHREAAIHFKRGREILLIGHSHHPEVVGTLGQLPAGAVTLIETAEDAKTFTPKDPDNLAFVTQTTLSIDDTAEIVALLKERFPNINGPHKEDICYATTNRQLAVKKVAPVVDALIVVGAPNSSNSQRLREVAEREGCPVSVLAQRASDLDWSRFEGIKSLGITAGASAPEVIVEEIMGAFAERFELHVETVSAAEENEFFPLPRSLRPEAAAE
- a CDS encoding cell cycle transcriptional regulator TrcR; translation: MSNAPLMPKATAVWLVDNTALTFDQVADFTKMHPLEVRAIADGDAAQGIKGMDPISTGQLSRDEIEKGEKDPNYRLKLGESKVVLPPAAKKKGPRYTPVSRRHERPSAILWLVRNHPELKDAQIMRLVGTTKTTIASVRDRTHWNASTLTPMDPVTLGLCSQIELDFEVQRAAKEKPVPAAYGGATLLPASETTKKEPEFEPSEKTEDDLNVDAVFAKLKTIGGKKQDDDEE
- a CDS encoding alkylphosphonate utilization protein, yielding MDIKVRDSNGAQLAEGDTVTLIKDLKLKGSSTVLKRGAVIKNIHLTDDPDEIEGRTDKVKGLVLRTEFLKKA
- a CDS encoding DUF6494 family protein is translated as MNEDVFNASLRKFLKKVGITSQREIEKAVRDAMEAGKLKGNEKLPAKMVLTIGGVALSHEIDDEIELG
- a CDS encoding nitroreductase, which encodes MDAAAKARYETEDRIGVLEELLNERYSVRAFLPQEVPRTTIEHILEVAQRTASWCNSQPWQVLIASGEAKERFRKAIYAEAASGAKDDHDFTPPREYLGVYLDRRRESGFQLYNTLGIARGDKMAYAKQALENYNFFGAPHVAIIHTDEPLGIYGAVDCGAYVGIFMLAAQALGLGTIPQAALARHSGLIRRHFKLPDDRKVVCGISFGYADHAQKVNSYRTSRASVADTVTFID
- a CDS encoding acyl-CoA dehydrogenase encodes the protein MNFDDTPQEAEFRATARKWIDANAPKQYEAELSKSSLGRIRLEKEEIVDVGKAWQKKKAEGGWACLHWPKEYGGRGATPIEKVIWQQEEGVYGKLTQPFQIGEGMCGPTVMAFGSEEHKRHYLPKLASGEHIWCQLFSEPAGGSDVAGLRTRAEKKGDNWVVNGQKIWTSGAHYSDYGLLITRTDPNVPKHKGLTMFFLDMKSKGVEVRPIKQANGMQEFNEVYFTDVVIPDHQRLGAVGDGWNVSLTTLMNERMSIGSRLATGFPEMFEFCSSLMTDDGLAIDDPATRSKLASWAVKASGLKYTSYRAISSLSKGERPGPENSIGKLVSGTMLQDIATYAMDLQGTAGALTGADEQEASGQFQQMLLSSPSMRIAGGTDEILRNIIAERVLGLPGDIRVDKDVPFNKILTKGR
- a CDS encoding acyl-CoA dehydrogenase, with the translated sequence MNFDDTPQEAAFRAEAKAWISANAPKQYEEELRKSSLGRTALKGANILEVAKAWQKKKADAGWACLHWPKEYGGRGSSPIERVIWQQEEGPFGKLSGMFIIGHGMCGPTMMAFAGEEQKRKYLPPLASGEKVWCQLFSEPAGGSDVAGLRTRAEKSGDDWVINGQKIWTSGAHYSDYGILLTRTDPNVAKHKGLTMFFLDMKSPGVEVRPIKQASGQSDFNEVYFTDVKIPDSQRLGAVNDGWNVSLTTLMNERMSIGAGVSTGFPELFDFCNSLMLEDGPAIEDRSVRSKLATYAVKASGLRYTSMRAISALSKGERPGPENSIGKLVAGSMVQEVAMYALDLQGAAGVLSGPEDAEVAGKFQAMLLRAPGTRVEGGTDEIMRNIIAERVLGLPGDIRVDKDVPFNEIPTKGRA
- a CDS encoding acyl-CoA dehydrogenase family protein; this translates as MNFDFSDEQKQMRDEARKFLAEKCPPKAVREVLDGKAPYDKALWKGLAEMGFLGVAIPEAFGGAGAGHLELCVIAEEMGRANAPVPFSSTVYLAAEALLLAGSDAQKQKWLSKIASGEAIGTLALFEGKGNPSPKAIKLQASGGTLTGMKKPVPDGAIADFAVVAARTGSTGRDSDISLFLVDLKAGGVEVKSLTNVDPTRGQAELTFKNAKAEPLGAAGDGWSILTQVLDRAAVLLAFEQVGGSDRALEMGRDYALDRIAFGRPIGSFQAVKHILADMYVSATLARSNCYYGAWALSTNASELPEAAAAARISATQAFQHCSKNNIQVHGGMGFTWEFDCHMYYRRANTTALTLGSLSYWEDQLIDRMRKKNAA